Proteins from a genomic interval of Spea bombifrons isolate aSpeBom1 chromosome 4, aSpeBom1.2.pri, whole genome shotgun sequence:
- the LOC128490399 gene encoding uncharacterized protein LOC128490399, translating into MEYQTQSKSALEQRCREQCIPIRGKSKDELIQALVDYEMQQAAQSDAANTSEGGMVTREIPEADVGDVPRSGGPLDSYLQTVFKYVDSTDANLRLQLILKYQEREAAERQAAREHELKLAELERLSASPISVVSRDYYAPKPRAENFPTLDKDGDLDVFLRSFEKVCRQYQLPKDQWAKYLTPGLRGPALEAFAELPAESDQDYEAIKAALQRRYNLTPEVYRKKFRTLQKRSTESYTAVVGHLTTAFRQWIRGLEIKTLESLEDLIIKEQFLQLCPANVQEWLLDREPKTALEAGELADFHTANRAQSDRSRGFSTGASSWKTTTPRLPTTQSTVPSSVSISTSGRGGASAISTYGDSRRCFICNKVGHISATCPEKRNPTPSTGVGHPSESPSSVLFVSSAENTPNVNMQPVTVGNKVTVGLRDTGAEVTLVRPELVSSEDFILGKNLTVRGIGGVLHAVPMARVFLDWGAGKGVRDVGVSDNIPTNVLLGTDLGRLLSKYMPEDDTFDLSSRIGDKERALVHPCPYSVGLRSQDTRERVKLVTILLSLTKGLHGLGSQGETP; encoded by the exons ATGGAATACCAAACACAGTCCAAGAGTGCTCTGGAGCAACGTTGCCGTGAACAATGTATTCCCATCCGGGGAAAATCAAAGGATGAACTTATTCAAGCGCTTGTGGACTATGAAATGCAACAAGCAGCGCAAAGTGATGCTGCAAACACTTCTGAGGGAGGCATGGTCACACGGGAGATACCTGAAGCTGATGTCGGTGACGTGCCAAGATCTGGAGGTCCCTTGGACTCTTATCTACAAACTGTTTTCAAATACGTGGACTCAACAGATGCAAACCTCAGGCTGCAGCTTATCCTTAAATATCAAgagagagaagctgcagagcgccaggcGGCAAGAGAGCATGAACTAAAACTGGCAgagttggagaggttaagtgcCTCACCTATCAGTGTGGTTTCAAGAGACTATTATGCACCCAAACCACGTGCAGAGAATTTTCCCACGTTGGACAAAGATGGGGATCTGGATGTCTTTCTGCGCAGTTTTGAAAAGGTTTGCAGGCAGTACCAATTGCCAAAGGACCAGTGGGCAAAGTACCTCACCCCTGGTCTCCGAGGTCCTGCGCTGGAAGCATTTGCAGAGCTACCAGCAGAATCTGACCAGGACTATGAGGCAATTAAGGCTGCACTGCAGAGACGGTACAACCTTACCCCTGAGGTGTACCGAAAGAAATTCCGGACTTTGCAAAAGCGTTCCACTGAGAGCTACACTGCAGTTGTGGGACACCTGACGACGGCATTCCGGCAGTGGATTAGAGGGCTGGAGATTAAAACCTTAGAAAGCTTGGAAGATCTAATCATCAAGGAACAGTTTTTGCAGCTGTGCCCAGCCAATGTACAAGAATGGCTGCTGGACCGGGAGCCCAAGACAGCACTGGAAGCGGGTGAGCTGGCGGATTTCCACACTGCCAACCGAGCACAATCGGACCGGAGCAGAGGTTTTTCTACAGGAGCATCCAGCTGGAAGACCACTACACCACGGCTTCCCACCACCCAGTCTACTGTACCATCTTCTGTGTCAATTTCTacctcagggagagggggagctAGTGCCATTTCTACGTATGGGGATAGCCGCaggtgttttatttgtaataaagtgGGGCACATTAGCGCTACTTGCCCGGAGAAAAGAAATCCTACGCCATCCACAGGAGTGGGTCACCCCTCAGAATCACCATCTTCGGTGTTGTTCGTCTCCAGCGCTGAGAACACCCCCAATGTGAATATGCAACCTGTGACTGTGGGAAACAAGGTAACTGTGGGGCTCAGAGACACGGGGGCAGAAGTGACTCTTGTGCGTCCAGAGCTAGTGAGCTCTGAGGACTTTATTCTTGGCAAGAACTTAACAGTGCGGGGAATTGGGGGAGTACTTCATGCAGTGCCAATGGCACGAGTATTTTTGGATTGGGGAGCGGGGAAGGGTGTAAGAGATGTGGGGGTATCAGATAACATTCCTACTAATGTGTTACTGGGTACTGATTTGGGTAGGCTGTTGTCAAAATATATGCCGGAGGATGACACTTTTGATTTATCCAG CAGAATAGGGGACAAAGAGAGGGCTTTGGTGCACCCGTGCCCGTATTCTGTGGGACTACGAAGTCAGGACACAAGGGAGAGGGTGAAACTGGTGACCATTCTGTTATCCCTTACGAAGGGCCTACATGGTTTGGGAAGCCAGGGCGAGACACCCTAG